From a single Poseidonibacter antarcticus genomic region:
- the acnD gene encoding Fe/S-dependent 2-methylisocitrate dehydratase AcnD: MTNEKYLKKLEGFDTSYYDVRAAVEDITPGSFDKLNYISRVLAENLLRKCPSAELKDSLVQLIEKRTDKDFPWYPSRVVTHDILGLTALVDLAGLREAVAAEGGDPKKVNPVVPTQLIVDHSLAVECGGFDPDAFQKNRDIEDRRNADRFHFINWTKEAFNNVDVIPPGNGIMHQINLEKMSPVVHNIDGIASPDTLVGTDSHTPHVDSLGVFALGVGGLEAENVMLGNPSYMRVPEVIGVKVVGVRAPGITATDIALTLTSFLRENNVISSFLEFFGEGLKYLNLGDRATISNMTPEYGASAAMFGIDDQTLDYLTLTGRDSKQVKLVEAYAKANGLWADELTKATYARELVFDLSGVSRSIAGPSKPHKLVPTNTLVADGLIKDFKEEDENKIPDGGILIAAITSCTNTSNPRNVIAAGLLAKKANELGLKRKPWVKSSLAPGSKVVETYLKDAKLLPELEELGFGIVGFACTTCNGMSGALDPKIQKEVVDNDIYTTAVLSGNRNFDGRIHPYVKEAFLASPALVVAYALAGSIRFDIEKDSLGTDKNGNPITLKDLWPTDEEINAVEKASVRPEMFAAIYDPMFAKSELSGIEISPFYKWNTQSTYINKPPYWEAEYMQMPELKGMRPLGVFPDNITTDHLSPSNAILPTSASGEYCLKMGLPVEDLNSYATHRGDHNTASRATLANPKLFNEMVKNEDGTVKQGSLTKIMPEGTESRMWEAIETYTQRKQPLIIIAGTNYGQGSSRDWAAKGVRLAGVEVLIAESIERIHRTNLVGMGVLPLQFKEGDTRHTYAIDGSETFDIEGEITPRTDLTVVMTRANGEVVKFPVLCRLDTSAEVDVYKNGGILQKFAKDVIAESK; this comes from the coding sequence ATGACAAACGAAAAATATCTTAAAAAACTAGAAGGTTTCGATACAAGCTATTACGATGTAAGAGCAGCTGTTGAAGATATCACTCCTGGTTCTTTTGACAAATTAAACTACATTTCAAGAGTATTAGCAGAAAATTTACTTAGAAAATGTCCAAGTGCAGAATTAAAAGATTCTTTAGTTCAATTAATTGAAAAAAGAACTGATAAAGATTTTCCTTGGTATCCTTCAAGAGTAGTAACTCACGATATTCTAGGACTTACTGCTTTAGTTGATTTAGCTGGTTTAAGAGAAGCTGTTGCAGCAGAAGGTGGAGATCCTAAAAAAGTTAATCCTGTTGTACCTACTCAGTTAATTGTTGATCACTCTTTAGCTGTTGAATGTGGTGGATTTGATCCAGATGCATTCCAAAAAAATAGAGATATTGAAGATAGAAGAAATGCAGATAGATTCCACTTTATTAACTGGACTAAAGAAGCATTTAATAATGTAGATGTTATTCCTCCAGGGAATGGTATTATGCATCAAATCAATTTAGAAAAAATGTCTCCTGTTGTGCATAATATTGATGGTATTGCATCACCTGATACATTAGTTGGAACTGATTCACATACACCTCATGTTGATTCACTTGGTGTATTTGCACTTGGTGTTGGTGGATTAGAAGCTGAAAATGTAATGTTAGGAAACCCTTCTTATATGAGAGTTCCTGAAGTTATTGGTGTAAAAGTTGTTGGTGTGAGAGCTCCAGGAATTACTGCTACGGATATTGCATTAACATTAACTTCATTCTTAAGAGAAAATAATGTAATTTCATCATTCTTAGAATTCTTTGGTGAAGGTTTAAAATACTTAAACTTAGGAGATCGTGCAACTATTTCTAATATGACTCCTGAATATGGTGCAAGTGCTGCTATGTTTGGTATTGATGATCAAACTTTAGATTATTTAACTTTAACAGGTAGAGATTCAAAACAAGTTAAATTAGTTGAAGCTTATGCTAAAGCAAATGGATTATGGGCTGATGAATTAACTAAAGCTACATATGCAAGAGAATTAGTATTTGATTTATCTGGTGTTTCAAGATCAATTGCAGGTCCTTCTAAACCTCATAAATTAGTACCAACAAATACATTAGTAGCTGATGGTTTAATTAAAGATTTTAAAGAAGAAGATGAAAATAAAATTCCAGATGGTGGAATCTTAATTGCAGCTATTACTTCTTGTACTAATACTTCTAACCCTAGAAATGTTATCGCTGCTGGTTTACTTGCTAAAAAAGCAAATGAATTAGGATTAAAAAGAAAACCATGGGTTAAATCTTCATTAGCACCAGGTTCAAAAGTAGTTGAAACTTACTTAAAAGATGCGAAACTTCTTCCTGAACTTGAAGAATTAGGATTTGGTATTGTTGGATTTGCATGTACTACTTGTAATGGTATGAGTGGAGCTTTAGATCCAAAAATTCAAAAAGAAGTTGTTGATAATGATATTTATACAACTGCAGTATTATCTGGAAATAGAAACTTTGATGGAAGAATCCACCCATATGTAAAAGAAGCATTCTTAGCATCACCTGCTTTAGTTGTAGCTTATGCATTAGCTGGTTCTATTAGATTTGATATTGAAAAAGATTCTTTAGGTACAGATAAAAATGGTAACCCTATTACATTAAAAGATTTATGGCCAACAGACGAAGAAATTAATGCAGTTGAAAAAGCTTCAGTTAGACCTGAAATGTTTGCTGCAATTTATGATCCAATGTTTGCAAAAAGTGAATTAAGTGGAATTGAAATTTCACCATTTTATAAATGGAATACTCAATCTACATATATCAACAAACCACCTTATTGGGAAGCTGAATATATGCAAATGCCTGAACTTAAAGGTATGAGACCATTAGGTGTTTTCCCTGATAATATCACTACAGATCACTTATCTCCATCTAATGCAATTTTACCAACATCAGCATCTGGTGAATATTGTTTAAAAATGGGATTACCTGTTGAAGATTTAAACTCTTATGCAACACATAGAGGGGATCATAATACAGCTTCAAGAGCTACATTAGCAAATCCAAAATTATTTAACGAAATGGTTAAAAATGAAGATGGAACTGTTAAACAAGGTTCATTAACTAAAATTATGCCAGAAGGTACTGAAAGTAGAATGTGGGAAGCTATTGAGACTTATACTCAAAGAAAACAACCACTTATTATTATTGCAGGTACTAACTACGGTCAAGGGTCTTCAAGAGACTGGGCTGCAAAAGGTGTTAGATTAGCAGGTGTTGAAGTTTTAATTGCAGAATCAATTGAGAGAATTCATAGAACTAACTTAGTTGGAATGGGTGTATTACCATTACAATTTAAAGAAGGTGATACTAGACATACTTACGCAATTGATGGAAGTGAAACTTTTGACATTGAAGGTGAAATCACTCCAAGAACTGATTTAACAGTTGTTATGACTAGAGCAAATGGTGAAGTTGTTAAATTCCCTGTATTATGTAGATTAGATACTTCAGCTGAAGTTGATGTTTACAAAAATGGTGGTATTTTACAAAAATTCGCTAAAGATGTTATTGCAGAAAGTAAATAA
- a CDS encoding citrate/2-methylcitrate synthase: MSGLAGVSAGTSAICTCGLGNGLNYRGYDIADLALKADFEEVAYLLLVGELPNKTQLADFRAKIIEGRELPQNLKDVLKSLPASSHPMDVMRTATSALGCMEPEAEDFSDQMEKITRLLGAFPSFLIYWHHWHVNGKEVDLKSDETTIAGYIVERLKEKTPLPVEVKAMNAMLTLYAEHEFNASTFANRITASTLSDIYSCMTTGIGTLKGHLHGGANEVAIKFVLGFTDVEDALTSVDELFARKEKIMGFGHRVYREVDPRSPIGFELAKELKELPTSDPKLFDIAKAIRDKVKADKGLPDNIDFFGGLIYHYMQIERLYYTPLFIMSRAAGWAAHAFEQRANNKIIRPSSEYNGEDPRAFVAIEDRA; encoded by the coding sequence ATGAGTGGATTAGCAGGTGTTTCAGCTGGAACTTCAGCAATTTGTACTTGTGGATTAGGTAATGGTCTTAACTATAGAGGTTATGATATTGCTGATTTAGCTTTAAAAGCAGATTTTGAAGAGGTAGCTTATCTATTATTAGTTGGAGAATTACCAAATAAGACTCAATTAGCAGATTTTAGAGCTAAAATTATCGAGGGTAGAGAACTACCACAAAACTTAAAAGATGTATTAAAATCATTACCAGCTTCTTCTCATCCAATGGATGTTATGAGAACTGCTACTTCAGCTTTAGGTTGTATGGAACCAGAAGCTGAAGATTTTTCTGATCAAATGGAAAAAATCACTAGATTATTAGGTGCTTTCCCATCATTTTTAATCTATTGGCATCATTGGCATGTAAATGGTAAAGAAGTTGATTTAAAATCTGATGAAACTACAATAGCTGGTTACATTGTTGAAAGATTAAAAGAAAAAACTCCATTACCTGTTGAAGTAAAAGCTATGAATGCAATGTTAACTTTATATGCAGAGCATGAGTTTAATGCTTCTACTTTTGCAAATAGAATTACTGCTTCTACATTATCAGATATCTATTCTTGTATGACTACTGGAATTGGAACTTTAAAAGGTCACTTACATGGTGGTGCTAATGAAGTTGCAATTAAATTTGTACTTGGATTTACAGATGTTGAAGATGCATTAACTTCAGTTGATGAATTATTTGCTAGAAAAGAAAAAATTATGGGATTTGGACATAGAGTATATAGAGAAGTAGATCCAAGATCTCCTATTGGTTTTGAATTAGCTAAAGAGTTAAAAGAATTACCAACATCTGATCCTAAATTATTTGATATTGCAAAAGCAATCAGAGATAAAGTAAAAGCTGATAAAGGTTTACCTGATAATATTGATTTCTTCGGTGGATTAATTTATCACTATATGCAAATTGAAAGATTATATTATACTCCATTATTCATTATGTCAAGAGCTGCTGGATGGGCTGCACATGCATTTGAACAAAGAGCAAATAATAAAATCATTAGACCTAGTTCTGAATATAATGGTGAAGATCCAAGAGCTTTCGTTGCTATCGAAGATAGAGCGTAA
- the prpF gene encoding 2-methylaconitate cis-trans isomerase PrpF codes for MSYQPQFKVKATYMRGGTSKGTFFNIADLPKEAKEDPKKRNKLLQRIVGSPDVYKKQMDGMGGASSSTSKAILVGKSDVEGHDVDYYFCQVAIDKDFVDMSGNCGNLSSAVGPFAIKEGLVDNVPNNGVCCVRIWQANIKKTILCYVTMEDGMVKEMGDYEIDGVAFPAEEIQLEFVEPVDPSEELFPTGNLVDDLEVEGVGTFKATMITAGIPTVFVNADAIGYKGTELQDDINSDTAALERFEKIRIAGALKMGVMKDASDALTQQHTPKIAFVSPAQDFTTSSGKKVKASEMDLHVRALSMQQLHHAMMGTASVAIGVAACIPGTLVNIAAGGGEKDTVTFGHPSGAIKVGAALSQKDGKYIVEKASMSRSARIIMDGNVYVPAGTMDY; via the coding sequence ATGTCTTATCAACCACAATTTAAAGTAAAAGCAACATATATGAGAGGTGGAACTTCTAAAGGAACTTTCTTCAATATTGCAGATTTACCAAAAGAAGCAAAAGAAGATCCAAAAAAAAGAAATAAATTACTTCAAAGAATCGTAGGAAGTCCTGATGTTTACAAAAAACAAATGGATGGTATGGGTGGAGCTTCTTCTTCTACTTCTAAAGCTATTTTAGTTGGTAAATCAGATGTTGAAGGTCACGATGTTGATTATTATTTTTGTCAAGTTGCTATTGATAAAGATTTTGTTGATATGAGTGGAAACTGTGGAAACTTAAGTTCAGCCGTTGGTCCTTTTGCAATTAAAGAAGGTTTAGTTGATAATGTTCCTAATAATGGTGTTTGTTGTGTAAGAATTTGGCAAGCAAATATCAAAAAAACTATTCTTTGTTATGTAACAATGGAAGATGGAATGGTTAAAGAAATGGGTGATTATGAGATTGATGGTGTTGCTTTTCCTGCTGAAGAAATTCAATTAGAATTCGTTGAACCAGTTGATCCTAGTGAAGAGTTATTCCCTACAGGAAACTTAGTAGATGATTTAGAAGTTGAAGGTGTTGGTACTTTTAAAGCTACTATGATAACTGCTGGGATTCCAACTGTATTTGTAAATGCAGATGCTATTGGTTATAAAGGTACTGAACTTCAAGATGATATTAACTCAGATACTGCTGCTTTAGAAAGATTTGAAAAAATCAGAATTGCAGGTGCATTAAAAATGGGTGTTATGAAAGATGCTTCTGATGCACTTACTCAACAACACACTCCAAAGATTGCATTTGTATCTCCTGCACAAGATTTTACAACTTCATCTGGTAAAAAAGTAAAAGCTAGCGAAATGGATTTACACGTAAGAGCTTTATCTATGCAACAATTACACCATGCAATGATGGGAACAGCTTCAGTTGCTATTGGGGTTGCTGCTTGTATTCCTGGAACTTTAGTAAATATCGCTGCTGGTGGTGGAGAAAAAGATACAGTTACTTTTGGTCATCCAAGTGGAGCTATTAAAGTTGGAGCTGCATTATCACAAAAAGATGGTAAGTATATTGTAGAAAAAGCATCTATGAGTAGAAGTGCTAGAATTATTATGGATGGAAATGTTTATGTTCCAGCTGGGACTATGGATTACTAA
- the prpB gene encoding methylisocitrate lyase: MSAGKKFREALKEETPLQIVGTINAYQALQATKVGHKAIYLSGGGIANASYGLPDLGMTMIEDVCIDIRRITSICDTPLIVDADTGWGHAFNVARTVKEFIRSGAAGLHIEDQVAAKRCGHRPNKELVSTEEMCDRLRAAVDAKMELDPEFYIIARTDAHASEGQQAAIDRALAYVEAGADAIFAEAIHTLKEYKEFTDQMSVPVLANITEFGATPMFTTEELAEVGIDMVLYPLSAFRAMNKAALTVYQELKEKGTQEGVLDTMQTRMELYDMLNYHDYEQKMDALFAKGKAK, from the coding sequence ATGAGCGCAGGAAAAAAATTTAGAGAAGCATTAAAGGAAGAAACTCCTTTACAAATCGTAGGAACAATTAATGCATATCAAGCATTACAAGCTACTAAAGTAGGACATAAAGCAATTTACCTTTCAGGTGGAGGAATTGCAAATGCATCATATGGTTTACCAGATTTAGGTATGACTATGATCGAAGATGTTTGTATTGATATTAGAAGAATTACTTCAATTTGTGATACACCATTAATTGTTGATGCTGATACTGGTTGGGGACATGCCTTTAATGTTGCAAGAACTGTGAAAGAATTCATTAGATCAGGAGCTGCTGGACTTCATATTGAAGATCAAGTTGCTGCAAAAAGATGTGGACACAGACCTAATAAAGAATTAGTATCTACAGAAGAAATGTGTGATAGATTAAGAGCTGCTGTTGATGCTAAAATGGAATTAGATCCAGAATTTTATATTATTGCTAGAACTGATGCTCACGCAAGTGAAGGTCAACAAGCTGCAATTGATAGAGCATTAGCTTACGTTGAAGCTGGAGCAGATGCAATTTTCGCAGAAGCTATCCATACTTTAAAAGAATACAAAGAATTTACAGACCAAATGTCTGTTCCTGTATTAGCTAATATCACTGAATTTGGTGCAACTCCAATGTTTACAACTGAAGAATTAGCTGAAGTTGGTATTGATATGGTTCTTTATCCATTATCAGCATTTAGAGCAATGAATAAAGCTGCTTTAACTGTATACCAAGAATTAAAAGAAAAAGGTACACAAGAAGGTGTTCTTGATACTATGCAAACAAGAATGGAACTTTACGATATGTTAAATTACCATGATTACGAGCAAAAAATGGATGCATTATTTGCAAAAGGTAAAGCGAAGTAA
- a CDS encoding thymidylate synthase, protein MKQYLDLLQHILDKGVFKGDRTGTGTTSVFGYQMRFDLNDGFPIVTTKKTHLKAIISELLWFIEGSTDERRLAEIHFGDKASNLIDKKTVWTANADAQGKDLGYTNTDTIKELGPVYGAQWRSWKGVDGSSIDQLAELIEQIKTNPNSRRLILSAWNVGELDKMALPPCHTFFQFYVADGKLSCQLYQRSADVFLGVPFNIASYALLTMMIAQVCELEVGDFVHTFGDAHIYSNHMDQVKLQLTRTPHKIPNMKINTDIKDINDFKMSDFELIDYVCDESIKAVMAV, encoded by the coding sequence ATGAAACAATATTTAGATTTATTACAACATATATTAGACAAAGGCGTTTTTAAAGGGGATAGAACAGGTACAGGGACTACTTCTGTATTTGGTTATCAAATGAGATTTGATTTAAATGATGGTTTTCCAATAGTAACTACTAAAAAGACACATTTAAAAGCAATCATAAGTGAACTTCTTTGGTTTATTGAAGGCTCAACTGATGAGAGAAGATTAGCTGAAATTCATTTTGGAGATAAAGCTTCTAATCTTATTGATAAAAAAACTGTTTGGACTGCAAATGCAGATGCTCAAGGTAAGGACTTAGGTTATACTAATACTGATACAATCAAAGAATTAGGTCCTGTTTATGGAGCGCAATGGAGATCATGGAAAGGAGTTGATGGAAGTAGTATTGACCAGTTAGCTGAATTAATTGAGCAAATTAAAACTAACCCAAACTCTAGAAGACTTATTCTTTCTGCTTGGAATGTTGGTGAGTTAGATAAAATGGCATTACCGCCTTGTCATACTTTTTTCCAGTTTTATGTAGCAGATGGAAAACTTTCTTGTCAGTTATATCAAAGATCTGCGGATGTATTTTTGGGTGTTCCTTTTAATATTGCTTCTTATGCACTATTGACAATGATGATTGCGCAAGTTTGTGAGCTTGAAGTAGGGGATTTTGTACATACTTTTGGTGATGCACATATTTATTCAAATCATATGGATCAAGTAAAATTACAACTAACACGAACTCCACACAAAATACCAAATATGAAAATAAATACAGATATAAAAGATATAAATGATTTTAAGATGAGTGATTTTGAACTTATTGATTATGTATGTGATGAATCTATTAAAGCAGTAATGGCTGTATAA